In Tautonia rosea, the genomic window GGAGCAAGGTCTTCGGTCAGCGGCACTCGGGTCGGTTCCGCTCGACGGGAATTGAGTCGAACAACCGGCCGTGAGACGGGATCGAAGACCGAGGAAGGCCAGCGAACCAGTCGGACGCCATTGGCCAACGTGACCCGAGGGATGCTTGTCAAGGTGTTCGAAACCAGCGGCGGCCGGATCGGCAATCCATCCTCGCGGTGCCCAACCTGCTGGAAACGGGTTCCTGAGCGGGTGAGTTCATCGAGTCGTCGGCCCGAAAACCCGGCCTCCATGGCCAGATCAGCCGCGGGCCAGATGATCGCCGTGTCGAGTCGATCGACAGTGGCAAGGTTCATCTGCATCGAATGAAAGGGGCCTTCCCCCGTATCAAGCCAGCTGAGTGAAGCCGTGGCGGCCGCATGATCGGCGACAAGCGCGGGAGCCACCGAACGATCGCTCCGCAGAAAGATGTACTGTTTATGATCATTGGGGATGGACGTTGCGGTTTCGAAGATCGACCGCGCTCGTTCGTCGCCGACGACCATGTCCTCCTGGGCCGCGATCACGACCAGAGCAGTTGACTCGGGAATTCGATCCAGTGCCGGCTCGCTGGAAGGAAGGACTTCTCCCGGTAGGACCGTGACGAGTGCCTTGGGTTCCGGCAGTCCAACCTCGTCGGCCATCGCTGCGAGTTGTGCTGCCAGATTGCCCCCAGCCGAGTGCCCAATCAGGGCGAAGCGGTTCCGGTCCGGTCGTGCTCGGTTTGGTGCGGTATCGAGCACGACAAGCGCCTTGCGAATGGCGTCGAGCGCATTGGGTAAGAACTCAGCCGGCCGCGTGGTCCAGTCCTGCTGATACCTTGGATAAATGACGATGTTTCCACGACTGGTCAGGTGAGCAATCCAGGCCCCGTAGAGACCGGGATTCGTCGACATCCAACCGTGCAACAGAACGACGACTGGGGCTGGCTTTGAGGGTGTAGGATCGGTCGGCTCGAAGATCCAGTAGGAGCGCGGCCCCTCGCCGTAACTCAGCGCGAGCATCGCAGCGTGAGGCGAGCGCTTTGTGGTCTTCTCGGCGAGTGGCTGGTCAAGCGGGAATTCGGGGAGCGGCAAGATCCCGGCCAGCAAGAGTACCAGTGCTGATCCCACGTCAAACCCTCCTTGGTGTCGACGAACGGGAAACGGCATTTCGCACGGTTCCGAAACCTGACCGGAGGCTCGACCGCCTCCCCAGGGTTCCGGCAAGGGTCTCTTGCATAGCCGTTTTGGGGAAATTCCGAAAGATGGGATCGACGAATCACAGGAAAAAATCAAAAATTCCGTCAATCCTCTCAAGTCGGACGATCTGACCGACCGATGCATTTCTTTGCGATTTCCTGGAATCGAGCAGTTCTTGAAACTGGAATTTCTTGGAAGAACGCTGGACTGGCAGGGAGGCGAGTCCAGGGCTTCTTCCGTCTGCGAACCTGGAGTGCGGATGCGTGGCGACCGGCACGTTTCCTGGGATGGTCTCAGCCTCGTCCTGGGTGTGCTGCTGCTGAGTTTTCTCGTTCCCGGCCCTCTTTTGGCCGATTCGCCACCGGTCCGGATGACCCTCGAACTCAGCTGGCGACCTGCCGACGAGGATGTCGGACGCGCAGTGAAAGAGGAATCGCCTGGTACAGTTGTCGAGCTCTCGTCTGGGACAATTGTCGATGCTCTTGCCTGGTCAGACACGACTTCTCTCCCCCTCGATCACACGGCTCGACGCCTTGATCGTCTGAAGAATGGGGCGATCAGCCTGGGGTCGAACCCGATCGGACGGGCGAGGTTACGGATCGAAGCACCGATTGAATCGTTGCTGACCATTGTGACCCCGGCCGAAGGGAGTTGGACGGTTCCTCTCATCGCCTTCCTCGATGGTCCACAACGCTCGATTCTGGAGTCAGGAATCTTCCTTGAGGCCCGTCGATTGGATTGGGATGGACTGGAGGTTGGACTGCCCGGAGATGGGGTCGTGACCTCGGGAGCCATTGTTCCGATAAACGTCAGGGTGAATGTCCTCACTCCTGAGCCGACAGAGGTCTCGCTCCTGCTCTCGG contains:
- a CDS encoding alpha/beta hydrolase, with the translated sequence MGSALVLLLAGILPLPEFPLDQPLAEKTTKRSPHAAMLALSYGEGPRSYWIFEPTDPTPSKPAPVVVLLHGWMSTNPGLYGAWIAHLTSRGNIVIYPRYQQDWTTRPAEFLPNALDAIRKALVVLDTAPNRARPDRNRFALIGHSAGGNLAAQLAAMADEVGLPEPKALVTVLPGEVLPSSEPALDRIPESTALVVIAAQEDMVVGDERARSIFETATSIPNDHKQYIFLRSDRSVAPALVADHAAATASLSWLDTGEGPFHSMQMNLATVDRLDTAIIWPAADLAMEAGFSGRRLDELTRSGTRFQQVGHREDGLPIRPPLVSNTLTSIPRVTLANGVRLVRWPSSVFDPVSRPVVRLNSRRAEPTRVPLTEDLAPVDAVIQAASESRGEVVR